AGACTTTCGATAATAGGTTGATAACGCTGAGTGTACAGAATAGTTACTTTTCTCAATACATCTTCTTCATGCTGATTTAGTACCTTGGCTTGTTTAACTTCAGAGTTATTTATTGCAGAGATTGCATTTCGAACTTTTTCATAATCGTAATCGTATTTAAATGCGGATTGTATCGTAAACGTATAAACTCCCTTATATTCTTCTAGAACCCTATCGTAGTTTTCTGGTGATAAGTGACCTCTAAAGGGAAGAGAACCTACGCCAATTATGGGATATATTGGTAGATTTAGTTTTTCTGAAAGCTTATGTAATTTGCTAAGCGCTATCTTTGCAGAGAGAACAGCAGATACCATTCCATAATTCATTGCAGGATCTGATCTAGCTAAGAATACTCTCATGTACTTAGGCTTAATAACCTTATAATATCCCTCCACTATACTATCTATATTCTGAAGGGAATCCCTATCTTCAACTAAGGGAATAACTTCTATGGTTTTAGGGTAAATCTCACCTACTAAATCTTTAACTTTCGTGCCGTTGTAAAGCTCTAATTCATCCTCACTAGCTACTGCCTTTTCGTAATATTTAGCAACATTAATTAATTCTAAATGATTAGTAGTCATCGGTAAAATTACCTCAAAAACAGGTATCGTTACCCCATTTCCGTAAAACTTCTCCGCTAAATCATAAGTTATTGGTATACTCTCCATAGTTTCAGCAAAGACTTTTCTATCAGCACCCTCAACTCTAGGATTAGGAAGCCTATAAGTCAAAAATAAGTCTTTACCTAGTACATGTTCCTTAAAGTATTCAACATAATTTGATAGCAATTTCCTAACGACATGAGTATCCACATCCTTGCCCTCTGCATCCCACATCACTTCTTGAACTCCATACATACTATAAGCTAGAAATGCTTCTTTAACCTCATCCTCTCCTTCTATGACTTCACTCTTAGCCCATTCTGGTACCTTAGCATTATCTGGATGTTGTGTTGACATAGTTCTTGGTATAAGTCTCATTTTACCTAAAGCATATACGGCATATATTTAAAATTTGTTATCTAAACCTTTAAATTCGAAATAGAGTATATGTTATTTTAGTATGAATGTAGGGGAATATGCACCAGATTTTGAGGCAGAATCGACTATTGGAAAACTCAAATTATCGAATTATAGAGGAAAAAAGGTTGTATTATACTTTTATCCCAAATCCTTTACAAGTGGGTGTACAAGAGAGTTACAGAGATTTACAGAACTTTATGATGAATTTAAAAAATTAAACGCAGAAGTAATCGGTGTTAGTGTGGACAAAATTGATACACAAAAAAAGTTCGCTGAAAAATATGGAGCGAAATTCCCAATAGTTGCTGATGATCAAAAAATTATATCAAAACTTTATGGT
The nucleotide sequence above comes from Sulfolobus tengchongensis. Encoded proteins:
- the ppcA gene encoding phosphoenolpyruvate carboxylase, which gives rise to MRLIPRTMSTQHPDNAKVPEWAKSEVIEGEDEVKEAFLAYSMYGVQEVMWDAEGKDVDTHVVRKLLSNYVEYFKEHVLGKDLFLTYRLPNPRVEGADRKVFAETMESIPITYDLAEKFYGNGVTIPVFEVILPMTTNHLELINVAKYYEKAVASEDELELYNGTKVKDLVGEIYPKTIEVIPLVEDRDSLQNIDSIVEGYYKVIKPKYMRVFLARSDPAMNYGMVSAVLSAKIALSKLHKLSEKLNLPIYPIIGVGSLPFRGHLSPENYDRVLEEYKGVYTFTIQSAFKYDYDYEKVRNAISAINNSEVKQAKVLNQHEEDVLRKVTILYTQRYQPIIESLANVINDVAVLLPRRRARKLHIGLFGYSRSAGKVSLPRAISFVGSLYSIGIPPELIGISSLANLTEEEWDVFKENYINFKHDLQSASRFFNWESLELIKDIWGVNEEVIKKIKEDINYAEDVIGLKLGGVEYDSKKHILLSSLFLLSFREKIFQESKKYIYEMALIRKSLG
- a CDS encoding peroxiredoxin, which produces MNVGEYAPDFEAESTIGKLKLSNYRGKKVVLYFYPKSFTSGCTRELQRFTELYDEFKKLNAEVIGVSVDKIDTQKKFAEKYGAKFPIVADDQKIISKLYGVLNEKGTSAQRVTFIIDENGKIIDILQNLKRAEEHADKSLEVIKKANSS